GACGAAGCCCCCCAAAAATCCTGTTGACTTCTCTGCACATAAAGAGATTGTGAAATGGCAACAACCAACCAGTGTGAACAAACGAAAACCAGGAATGAAGGAAGACACACaagtgagaaagaaatactGTGCTTGAGATCCAGACTGTAAATGTGTAACCTCAGATGTAAGAAGGAAAGTGATCTGAACACCAAACATTTGGTGGGTGAGAGGCTCTGAAGTTTGTGGATCTGAGCTGCATAAAGCACTGCTGGCTTTTCACGCCCAGCCCCAGGAGGGTTCAGGAGAGGTGCACAGTGCCTCTGAGAACACCCCTGGGTCTCCCCATTAGCACCGTGTGAGCCTCCCCACAGCGCAGAGCTTCTCAGAGGGCTTGGGTCCACCAGATCAACCTCCATCCCGCAGGCTGTGGCAGAAACTTGTCTGGGGAGGAATCAGCCTTATCTGAGCTGAACACACCCGTGCTCGGGAGCCAGGGAGGTTTACGGACCATTTGAATCAGGGTTAACACATAGGACACAGCCTGTATGTCCAGCCTGGGCCATATGTGCGTTCTACAACCGTTTTGATGACAGGGCTTGGGATGGGTGCTGCTGTACTGACCTGACAGAAAAATATGGTGGAAACATAAGGCAAGGGATCACACGTGTGAATGTTGCCACAAGCCATCACGAGGACAgcatcccagcactgctggtgtTAGGAGGCACTGGGAAGAATTAAGGGTGTTTAGTCTGAATTCATGATTTAAACTCTCTCGAGAGTGAATGGGGACAGGTGGACATCACCAGAGTCCTCTCATCTTAGGCAAGTGTCTAACTCAGGCGTAGTGATCTGGCTCCCAGAGATACCTGTCTCTCCCCATGGCTGTAGGGAGCCTAAATGACAGAGTGCACCAAGGAGGTGGTGCTCTGGAAAAACCAGGGCTACTTCGCCAAGCCTTGGAGCTGGTCCAGCTGCTGTGCAAAGCCACTGAAGGCAATGAAGACCCCCAGAGCAGGTTTCGGACCAGCACAGTGCTCTTTCCCTGGGTGCACCACAAACCTGGGGGAAACCACAGACCAACCAGTCAGTCAGGAGCTCCTCTGGGAAGGGATGGGCTGTAGCTGCGTTTTAGCAGTGGCACCTCGTGATGTGGCGAATGTGGAAGCAAACCTTGGATCGCAGCACATGCAGAGCAGCAcggtgaaaaggaaaacaagccaGAGCTCAAGGGACACTAaaggcagagggggaaaaaaatcccagctggTAGCATGACAATGCAGGATTAAACTTGGGAAAGTGCAGCGCTaatgcagagggaagggagaggggaagatgGGGTTGTCCAGCCCCAGACGTCTGGGAGCAGAGGAACGTTTCCGAAGTTCGACCCAATTCAAAGATCAGTTCTTGTCATCTGATCCCTTCGCAGATGAGCAGCACGGCAGAAAAGCTTATGATGTGAGCTCTGAAAACAGCTTGTGATTATTTCCCTGCTATATTGCTACCTCCTAGACGCCGCTGGAACCTCACCAGTACAAAAGGGCTTCATACCAGTATAgctccctccttcttcccactTACGTAGATAACCATCATGGCACACAGCACTTTTATAAATACATCCATGCCGGGGTAAGGGGTTATGTGGCTTTAAATACACCAGGAAGAGTGGCTAGTATCTTTGCATAGACTTAATTAAATCGTTAATTAAATCTCTGCCATTGCTGTCAGCCAGCCCAGAGGGTCCGTAGAAACggagataaaataaaacagattcaTGTATAAGTTTTACTATAGGTATAAATAATTATAGCTACTCTGCTCATCCATGTCTATCAAAACTAATTTGCTCCTTCATGAGGTCCATGGGAAAAGCTGGACCTGGACCGGCCATTTGAGGCCCCATGGGGCTTCCTAGACATCCATGGGCATGCACGCAGGACACAAGACCTCCGGAGACCTCAGCCTTTCTGGAGCTTCAGCTCAAGGCCAGGCAAGttgtcctgctgcagctctAGACTTCAACATGGGGGTCTTGAATCTCAGTAGACCTTAGCAGGACACCTTCAACTGAGAAGAAGACACCCGTGTTTAAATGTCCTAATCTGTGAGTTGAAGCCCACTGTTGCGCTCTCATTACTTCTGTTCTGCCTCAGAGCCTCTCTCTGTCACCAAGATGTGGAGGAGATGGGTTTGTTAATGATGAGGCATTCAGAGACTGTGCCAGTGGGGCCATGCACGTATTGCTGACAAAGCAGAGCCATCCCTCTCCCAGGCTCCTCGAGTCTCCTCCTGTAGTGAGACGTTTTAACTTCCAGCATAGGTCTCATAACCCATACAGGGGTGTAAATAAATTGCTCTATCTTCATTTTCCACCCCCTTCCAGACCTCTGAAAACTGACTCCAGAGGAGAATAAAGGACAAACCTGTGCAGAAAAGCAGCCCTGGGAGAGAGCTGGCTGGAGCCGGGGATGCCATAAAGCCCACACAAGACACTCCCTTATTGCATCTTTCGAGCTTTGACTTCATGGTCTATTTTTAGCACAGCAAAAGGTTCAGCAGTTTCAGAGCAGTGGGTTTAGCAGTGTCGGGAGAaggtcccagccctgccattCATGATCCAGAAGGCAGATTCGGGTGTTTGATTCATCTGGAGGCTGTTTCCCAAGCACAGCGACTGAGCCGATGGGTCGCGCGCGCGTCTCCCGTCATGGGATGGCAGCAAAAGCTCCTGCTCCCCCCGCAGTGACTCATGGGCTGACAGACCCTTCCTGAAGCATCGAGGCTGAAAGTACAGCTGTTCCCCCgtccccctcccttccttcttgtCCAATGTGTCATATTAAAGGGTGATCGGCTTACACATGCTCCAGTATGGATTCCTTAAGCTTTGTAACGCTGTGGCTATATATAAAGCCCTACGCTGGAAACTGAAGTACACAGACAGCTGCGATAGTAGCAAGCATTTCACATTCCCAGTGTGCTGACGGTCTGGAAGCAAGGGAGACCCGCGAGCCCTTCTTTGAGTAAGTTTCTTTACCACAGGCTCAGGTATAGAtatattcataaatatatatataaaagaaggattcaggaaaaaaaaggagcgGTTACTCTTCACCATGGGTTTGCCTTTTGATCAAGTGGAAGAACTGCGTCTCTACCAGCAAACACTCCTCCAGGATGGACTCAAAGACATGTTGGACCACAATAAGTTTCTGGACTGTGTCTTAAAAGTCAAGGGGAAGGAGTTTCCCTGCCATCGGCTGGTGCTGGCAGCGTGCAGCCCATATTTTCGAGCGATGTTCCTCTCGGACATGGAAGAGAGCAAGAAGAGGGAGGTCAGTTTGGAAGATGTTGATCCAGATGTCATGGGCAAGATCCTCCATTATATCTACACCTCTGAGCTGGAGATCACAGAGCAGAATGTGCAGGACATCTTCTCTGTGGCCAACATGTTCCAGATCCCCTCCATCTTCACTGTCTGTGTGTCCTTCTTGCAGAAGCGACTCTGCCTCAGCAACTGCTTGGCTATCTTCAGGCTGGGCTTGATGCTGGATTGTGCCCGGCTGGCTGTGGCAGCTCGGGATTTCATTTGTGATCGCTTTGCGCTGGTCTCCCGGGATGAGGAGTTCTACCAGCTTTCACCTGATGAGCTTATTGCAATCATCTCCAATGACTCCCTCAACATTGAGAAAGAGGAGACTGTCTTCGAAGTAGTGATGAAGTGGGTGGGGACCAAGGACCATGAAAGCCGGCAGAAGGCCTTGCCTGTCATCTTTGAAAGCATCCGCTTCCGCCTCATGCCCAACGACTACATCAAGGACCACGTGGAGAAGCATGCCATGGTGAAGTCCAGCCCTGAGCTGCTCAAGAAACTGCAGATGGTGAAGGATGCCCAGAAAGGCAAATTCACTGTggtgaagaagaagaaagtgaagaaaagtaGTGAAAAGCAAGCGAAAGACAATGTTGTCAATGGAGCagtagaggaggaggaagatacAGAGGAGGATGCTCTCCCAGGGATCTTAAATGACACAATGCGCTTTGGGATGTTCCTCCAGGACCTTATTTTCATGGTGAGCGACAGTGGGGCAGTGGCCTATGATCCCACTGCCAACGAGTGCTATTTTGCCTCCCTGTCTACTCAAATCCCAAAGAACCACATCAGTCTGGTGACCAAAGAAAATCAGATCTTCATTGTCGGAGGACTGTACTTCAATGAGGACAGCAAAGAGGATCCCATGAGTTCCTACTTCCTACAGGTACTAGCTTTACCTTTCTAATGTTTCTTTGCCCACTTTGGAGCATCACCAGTCTTTAGCTTCCATGTGATGCCAGTAACATACATTTTCAtgtgatgttaaaaaaaaagttgtaaatgAAGGTGAAACATCTGAGTTGTTTTACTAGAGATTCTTCCTCCTATATTTTTAAGGCAGATCCCACTAAGGGGGGGTTCTAGGTAATAGGAATAACCCTTCTGATGACCCATCATGAATAGGGGACCACGCTGAACAGTGTACTTGGTCCAGCCCTGGCCACCATAGGGCACTAACTGGAAGGTTGGTGGCATCAGGTCTGGGTTCAGCTTTGCATCTTTTATATTCTCTGGTTATGAACCCCCAGCAAAACCCAAGGGTGACTCAGCcagggaacagcagcagctacaGCCACAGAGCAAACACTCCAAGGTCACAGGGTATGTCCCTACCTGCCAATATATGCCCCATTTCCAGTGCTGTTCTTGCCCCTGGGGGTGTGCTGGGTCCAGCTCAGGGTCTCTGGCCCTTTCTATCACGTGCAGAGGAAACCATGGTGTGACATCTTTTGGGATCTTCCACAAGAGAAGTGGCTGTTCTAACACAGCAGTAACCAAAGCTGTGATCAGATCGAGGTGTGCACAGGCAATCTGAGCCCCGGCCTGGGCTGTAACCTAAGAGCACCCTCCCTGTACACAGCTGACGCAAGGCGCCTACCCATAAACCCGTGAAACGAGGAGTCAGCATGAAGAAACCGCAGCCCTAGAAAGCAGGATGGAGCGGGAAGGCAGTGGGAGTGCTGAGGGAAATGATGTTTGAGATATAGCCATTCGCACTGGACAACGGATGACAACAGCGGCCGTGGCCAGCTCCATCACTTACTCGCGCAGAGCAGGTAGACGAGCAGCTTTGTATTCAGCCGAAACTTATGTCTAAAAATCAGTGCTCCACCAGTCTGGTTGCTGGCCAGGCAAGGTAATTCTTTGAGCAGCAGTGAAGGTCCACCATGTCCTGGGCTGTGCCAGCATGACTGCAGCAAGCAGGTCaagggaagagattttttttttttttttttccctttgatcaTACACTTGTGAGACCACATCTGGATGCTGCATCCAGTctggggctccccagtgcaaggGAGACAGTGAGGTACTGGGATGAGTCTAGCAGAGGCCACCAAGATGGTCAGGGCTGGAGAATGGGAGgtacaaggagaggctgagctgGGTCTgatcagcctggagaaggggaagggaagatcTCATTGGTGTCTGCAGCTCCCTAGTAGGAGGGGACACAGAAGAGGGATCCCGACTCTTGGATTTGCACAAAGATGGGACAAGAAGCCATGGCCAGGAGTTGCAGTGAAGGAAATTTCAGTTAGCTGTGAGGAAAACCTTCCCAACAGAGGTGGTGGAGTACTGGAGCAGGGGTCTAGAGGTCACAAaacctccatccttggagacatttAATATTTGACTGCACAAAGACCTGGCAACCTGCTCTAACTCCAAAGCTGTACCTGCTTGAGCATGGGGGCTGGATGAAAGACCTTTGGAGGTCCCTTCAACCTGATTTCACATTCCTCCTGCTGAAGCCAGGAGAGTTAGGTCAGGGACAGCTTAGACTTAAGGACAGGcaccaaaatataaaaatgctgaaaaatccCAGAGGCCTTACAAGTTTTGACAGGAACAAAATTATTCCGTTGACATTTCAGATGGAAAAGGGTATCCTTTATTTGTCACTTCTAAGATTTATGACttgaaaataatgctgaatCAATCACGAAGCAGGAACTATCCTGGTAACTGAGCTGCTCAGGCTTGCACTATAAATAACACATATGTGGACCACAGCTTACAAAGAGACAATAACCACAGGCACCCAGCTGAGGCCAAGTCTTTGGAGGCAACCCAGCAAGCTGAAGCTCTTTGGCCCGAGCCCATAGCAAACAGTGCTTCAGGCAATGATGCATCACAGCTTCATCTTGCAGAGTCCCACCAAACTGGCTGCAAGACATCATTCCAGTCTTAACCCACGAAGTCCCTCCTCTGCTATCAAGCTACATTAAAAATTTTTGCCCCAGTTTATAGTTCCCATCAAGCCATGGTGTCCAGAGAGACCCCAGCCTCATAAcctttcccatctttttttctgatggcaGATGAGGCAATGCCTTGACCTACAGATGTCCAAGGATCTGCAAGGATTTGGCCATCTGATCTAGTAGCACTGTATGGGCCAGTATCATCTGTAAGATGGGTCTGGCAGACTTTGGTCAGGAGGAAGAGCTCTGGGCTTTGCAGCACCATCTCAGTTGTGTTGTACCATATTGGGTAGATAGGTATTGTGTAAATAGCCTTTGTGCagatagacacacacacatgtttCATCTTACAAACTCTCACACATACTGAGGTGATACGGGACAACATCAGCATCTTGAGAAGCAGAGGAGGGACACAGTAACTGGTCTTCAGAAAGAAGAATTGGTGGGAGAAGGAGGGGCTCAGGGGAGTGAGCTGTGTAGCCAACATTACCAACACCATGCTGTTACCTGGCAGAGATAGAAAATATCAGGATGAAATACTGTGGCGTGTACTACAGCTGAAGAGGTTCAGGCAAAATTTCTAAGATTGAAGTGCTTAAGCTCCTCCAGTCCCAGGAACTATCCGTTATAGGTCCAACATGGGACTCTCATCTGAAGATGACCAAGCTTGTTGCAAGTCAAGGATTTGGTGCACAGAGCAGAACATGTTCCTGCTGGTGCATCTTTGCTCTTACACCTTGTCATAAAACATATGTCATATGATATATGACTTGATTTGCACTAAGATCCCCCAACCTGCACCAGACAGTAAGGCACAGGCAGAGACTGACATTGCAGAAAGTGCCTACTGGGATGACCAAGCCGCACGTGGGAATGAACTttgccctcagcctctggacCCTGATTTTTGCGAAGCAAATGGGCCTGGTAAGCACACGCTAATGACCATGTGTTTCCTTTCAGTACGACCATCTGGACGCAGACTGGCTGGGGatgcctcccctgccctcccctcgcTGCCTCTTTGGCCTGGGAGAGGCGGAAAACTCCATTTTTGTGGTTGGAGGGAAAGAActgaaagagggagaaaagacctTGGATTCAGTCCTGTGCTATGACCGGCTGTAAGTGTTCATGTGCGAGCGTGGGGCAGGAGGTGGTTgacaggagaaggagaagcagttGCTGTGCAAAACAACTCCAGCCCTCCAGGGACTGAAAGGTTTTGGAGACAGGACTCAAACTCTACATCTAGATGCTGGGACCGCTGGGACTGTCTCAAGCTGTACCCTGGGGCTCTGAGCtgtc
This sequence is a window from Pelecanus crispus isolate bPelCri1 chromosome 2, bPelCri1.pri, whole genome shotgun sequence. Protein-coding genes within it:
- the KLHL40 gene encoding kelch-like protein 40 — its product is MGLPFDQVEELRLYQQTLLQDGLKDMLDHNKFLDCVLKVKGKEFPCHRLVLAACSPYFRAMFLSDMEESKKREVSLEDVDPDVMGKILHYIYTSELEITEQNVQDIFSVANMFQIPSIFTVCVSFLQKRLCLSNCLAIFRLGLMLDCARLAVAARDFICDRFALVSRDEEFYQLSPDELIAIISNDSLNIEKEETVFEVVMKWVGTKDHESRQKALPVIFESIRFRLMPNDYIKDHVEKHAMVKSSPELLKKLQMVKDAQKGKFTVVKKKKVKKSSEKQAKDNVVNGAVEEEEDTEEDALPGILNDTMRFGMFLQDLIFMVSDSGAVAYDPTANECYFASLSTQIPKNHISLVTKENQIFIVGGLYFNEDSKEDPMSSYFLQYDHLDADWLGMPPLPSPRCLFGLGEAENSIFVVGGKELKEGEKTLDSVLCYDRLSFKWGEADSLPYAVYGHAVVSHKDLVYAIGGKGSDKKCLKTMCVYNPSKFEWKELAPMKTARSLFGATVHKDKIYVAAGVTDSGLTNSVEVYDIATNKWDTFTEFPQERSSVSLVSLSGVLYLLGGFATVETESGELVPTELNDVWRYDEEQKKWEGVLREIQYASGATFLPVRLNVLRLTKM